In Tistrella mobilis, one DNA window encodes the following:
- a CDS encoding bifunctional aminoglycoside phosphotransferase/ATP-binding protein: MHTEDQSAAIACVKEHLAAGDGVPPRLVETHISLVFIGRTRVLKLKKAVRFPYLDFGTAALRAAACGREVALNRRTAPGIYLGVRRLTAGPDGRVVMEGAGPLVDAVVEMVRFDEDGLLDRLAERDGAGEGDGAGEGDGLNRGLIEALGQAVYDFHAAARVIGPDGGADRVRRVLEINRQGLEAGHAAGLLDGGVVRAVIGASEAAFTAHAALLETRGRIGRVRHGHGDLHLRNIVLIDGRPTAFDCIEFDDDLAITDVLYDLAFLIMDLLHRNRPAAAAAVFNRYLDAGPQDDAGATHDRGPGLALMPLFLAMRAVVRAHVGAAAAMDASGADRDRIAAEAGAYLDLARRLLAPAPPRLVAVGGFSGSGKSTIAAALAADLGAAPGARIIASDRLRKRAFGQAATTRLPAEAYTPQVSERVYAEMAAEAAAALAAGHSVIADAVFDRADTRARIRAVADDAGLPFDGLWLEAPEAVLVERVTARRGDPSDADADVVRAQLARAAGSAGPTDWHHLAADGMPGDRAARARTMLGLTSAPLSTAATAPE, translated from the coding sequence ATGCACACCGAAGACCAGAGCGCTGCGATCGCCTGCGTGAAAGAGCATCTGGCGGCAGGCGACGGCGTGCCGCCGCGGCTGGTGGAGACCCATATCTCGCTGGTCTTCATCGGCCGGACCCGCGTTCTGAAGCTGAAGAAGGCGGTGCGGTTTCCCTATCTGGATTTCGGCACCGCGGCGCTGCGCGCGGCCGCCTGCGGGCGCGAGGTGGCGTTGAACCGGCGCACCGCGCCCGGGATCTATCTGGGGGTCCGGCGGCTGACCGCCGGCCCCGACGGCCGGGTGGTGATGGAGGGGGCGGGCCCGCTGGTCGATGCCGTGGTCGAGATGGTCCGTTTCGACGAGGACGGGCTGCTGGACCGGCTGGCGGAGCGTGACGGCGCAGGAGAGGGAGACGGCGCAGGAGAGGGAGACGGGCTGAACCGCGGCCTGATCGAGGCGCTGGGCCAGGCCGTGTACGATTTCCATGCCGCCGCCCGGGTGATCGGGCCCGATGGCGGGGCCGATCGGGTGCGGCGGGTGCTGGAGATCAACCGCCAGGGGCTGGAGGCGGGCCATGCCGCCGGGCTGCTGGATGGCGGGGTCGTGCGCGCCGTGATCGGGGCGAGCGAGGCCGCCTTCACCGCCCATGCCGCCCTGCTGGAGACGCGCGGGCGGATCGGGCGGGTGCGCCATGGCCATGGCGATCTGCATCTGCGCAACATCGTGCTGATCGACGGCCGGCCCACCGCCTTCGACTGCATCGAATTCGACGACGATCTGGCGATCACCGACGTGCTCTATGATCTGGCCTTTCTGATCATGGACCTGCTGCACCGCAACCGCCCGGCTGCCGCCGCCGCGGTGTTCAACCGCTATCTGGATGCCGGCCCCCAGGACGATGCCGGCGCCACCCATGACCGGGGCCCGGGGCTGGCGCTGATGCCCCTGTTCCTGGCCATGCGCGCGGTGGTGCGCGCCCATGTGGGGGCCGCCGCCGCGATGGATGCGAGCGGTGCGGATCGTGACCGGATCGCGGCCGAGGCCGGCGCCTATCTGGACCTGGCCCGCCGGCTGCTGGCCCCCGCCCCGCCCCGGCTGGTGGCCGTGGGCGGGTTCAGCGGCAGCGGCAAATCGACCATCGCCGCAGCCCTTGCGGCCGATCTGGGCGCCGCACCGGGGGCCCGGATCATCGCCAGCGACCGGCTGCGCAAGCGCGCTTTCGGCCAGGCCGCCACCACCCGCCTGCCGGCCGAGGCCTACACCCCCCAGGTGTCGGAACGGGTCTATGCAGAGATGGCGGCAGAGGCCGCGGCGGCGCTGGCCGCCGGCCATTCGGTGATCGCCGATGCCGTCTTCGACCGCGCCGATACCCGCGCGCGCATCCGCGCCGTGGCCGACGACGCCGGCCTGCCCTTCGACGGGCTGTGGCTGGAGGCACCCGAGGCGGTGCTGGTCGAGCGCGTGACCGCAAGGCGGGGCGACCCGTCGGATGCCGATGCCGATGTCGTCCGCGCCCAGCTGGCCCGCGCGGCCGGCAGCGCCGGCCCGACGGACTGGCATCATCTTGCCGCGGATGGCATGCCCGGGGACCGGGCCGCGCGAGCCCGGACGATGCTGGGTCTCACCTCTGCCCCCCTCTCTACCGCTGCCACTGCGCCAGAATGA